A section of the Leptospira kobayashii genome encodes:
- a CDS encoding O-acetylhomoserine aminocarboxypropyltransferase/cysteine synthase family protein: protein MPRNFKAETVALHGGQVPDPTTTSRAVPIYQTTSYVFNDTDHAARLFGLQEFGNIYTRLMNPTTDVLEKRVAALEGGVAALATASGQSAETLALLNIVEAGQEIVASSSLYGGTYNLLHYTFPKLGIKVHFVDQSNPENFRKAANDKTRAFYAETLGNPKLDTLDIEAVAKIAHEVGVPLVIDNTLPSPYLVNPLKHGADIVVHSLTKFLGGHGTSIGGIIVDGGSFNWGNGKFKNFTEPDPSYHGLKFWDVFGKFEPFGGVNIAFILKARVQGLRDLGPAISPFNAWQIIQGVETVALRLERHSTNALKVAEFLSKHPKVEWVNYPGLPSDKNHAIAKKYHHRGLYGAIIGFEIKGGIEKAKKFIDSLELFSLLANVGDAKSLAIHPASTTHQQLTSEEQISAGVTPGFVRLSVGLEHIDDILVDLEEAFKNI from the coding sequence ATGCCTCGTAATTTCAAAGCGGAAACAGTTGCACTGCACGGTGGTCAAGTACCTGATCCCACAACTACCTCTCGGGCTGTTCCTATCTACCAAACTACATCTTACGTATTCAATGACACTGACCATGCGGCACGACTTTTCGGTCTGCAGGAATTTGGAAATATCTATACTAGACTCATGAACCCGACTACGGACGTTTTGGAAAAACGGGTTGCCGCTTTGGAAGGCGGAGTTGCCGCACTTGCGACTGCTTCCGGTCAGTCGGCAGAAACTCTAGCACTTCTGAATATCGTAGAAGCAGGTCAGGAGATTGTAGCCTCTTCCTCTTTGTATGGTGGAACTTATAACTTGCTTCATTACACTTTTCCAAAACTGGGAATCAAAGTTCATTTTGTTGATCAATCCAATCCCGAAAACTTTAGAAAAGCGGCGAACGATAAAACCCGTGCTTTCTATGCAGAGACTTTGGGAAATCCGAAACTAGACACTTTGGACATAGAAGCTGTGGCAAAGATTGCACATGAAGTGGGAGTTCCTTTGGTGATAGACAATACTTTACCATCTCCTTATTTAGTGAATCCTTTGAAACACGGTGCTGATATTGTAGTTCACTCGCTCACTAAATTTTTAGGAGGCCATGGAACTTCCATCGGAGGAATCATCGTAGACGGTGGATCTTTCAATTGGGGCAATGGAAAATTCAAAAATTTCACTGAACCCGATCCTTCTTATCACGGCTTAAAATTTTGGGATGTATTCGGCAAATTCGAACCGTTCGGTGGTGTGAACATTGCTTTTATCCTGAAAGCCCGTGTGCAAGGACTCAGAGATCTAGGACCTGCCATTTCCCCTTTCAATGCTTGGCAAATCATCCAAGGAGTGGAAACAGTAGCACTTCGTTTGGAAAGGCATTCTACAAACGCTCTCAAAGTTGCAGAGTTTCTAAGCAAACATCCGAAAGTGGAATGGGTGAATTATCCTGGACTACCGTCGGATAAAAATCATGCGATTGCCAAAAAATACCACCATCGCGGTCTTTACGGCGCCATCATCGGTTTTGAAATCAAAGGCGGAATCGAGAAAGCGAAAAAATTCATAGATAGTTTGGAACTCTTTAGTTTACTTGCTAACGTTGGTGATGCGAAGTCACTCGCGATCCACCCCGCTTCAACGACTCACCAGCAGTTGACTTCCGAGGAACAAATTTCCGCAGGAGTTACTCCGGGTTTTGTTCGATTGTCCGTAGGATTGGAACACATCGACGACATTCTGGTAGACTTAGAAGAGGCTTTCAAAAATATCTGA
- the metX gene encoding homoserine O-acetyltransferase MetX, whose translation MPTTASSEHKDPQSVGIVETKIARFDSLTLDNGEIISPLEIAYETYGVLSEKKDNAILVCHALSGDAHAAGFHEGDKRPGWWDFYIGPGKAFDTDKYFIISSNVIGGCKGSSGPLTISSATNKAYRSSFPFVSIADMVRAQEVLVSSFGIETLFAVAGGSMGGMQALQWSVAYPEKMKNCIVMASTAEHSAQQIAFNEVGRQAILADPNWNNGMYEDDTKPSKGLALARMMGHITYLSDEMMRDKFGRKPPKGNIQTTDFAVGSYLIYQGESFVDRFDANSYIYVTKALDHYSLGTGKELTKALSGVKCRFLVVAYTSDWLYPPYQSEEIVKSLEVNAIPVIFVELNNPAGHDSFLLQSEEQDSIIKDFLEFTDDPDGVIYG comes from the coding sequence ATGCCTACTACTGCGAGTTCAGAACATAAAGATCCACAGTCTGTAGGCATTGTTGAAACCAAAATCGCCCGATTTGATTCTCTTACTTTGGACAATGGAGAGATCATTTCTCCTTTGGAAATTGCTTATGAAACCTACGGGGTTCTCTCTGAAAAAAAAGACAACGCCATCCTGGTCTGCCATGCGCTTTCGGGAGATGCTCACGCGGCCGGTTTTCATGAAGGTGACAAACGTCCCGGTTGGTGGGATTTTTATATCGGTCCCGGCAAAGCCTTCGATACCGACAAATATTTTATCATATCTTCCAATGTAATCGGAGGATGCAAAGGTTCGAGCGGACCTCTCACGATTTCCAGTGCCACGAACAAAGCTTATCGTTCCAGTTTTCCTTTTGTTTCCATCGCCGATATGGTGCGTGCGCAAGAAGTCCTTGTTTCTTCATTCGGAATCGAAACCTTATTTGCGGTCGCAGGCGGTTCGATGGGAGGAATGCAAGCCTTACAGTGGTCAGTTGCTTATCCGGAAAAAATGAAAAATTGTATCGTGATGGCATCTACCGCAGAACATTCCGCCCAACAAATTGCATTCAACGAAGTCGGAAGACAAGCCATTCTCGCTGATCCCAATTGGAATAACGGAATGTATGAAGATGACACCAAACCTTCGAAAGGTTTGGCGCTTGCCAGAATGATGGGGCATATCACTTATCTCTCCGATGAGATGATGCGGGACAAATTCGGCCGTAAACCTCCCAAAGGAAATATTCAAACTACTGATTTTGCAGTGGGTAGTTATTTGATCTACCAAGGAGAATCCTTTGTAGACCGTTTCGATGCAAATTCTTATATCTATGTTACAAAAGCATTGGATCATTACAGCCTGGGAACCGGAAAAGAACTTACGAAAGCACTATCAGGCGTTAAATGTAGATTTCTGGTAGTGGCCTATACTTCCGACTGGCTTTATCCTCCTTATCAATCCGAAGAAATCGTCAAATCTTTGGAAGTGAATGCAATCCCAGTAATATTCGTAGAACTGAATAACCCGGCGGGGCATGATTCCTTTCTTTTGCAAAGCGAAGAGCAAGACTCCATCATCAAAGACTTTTTGGAATTCACCGATGATCCGGACGGAGTCATTTATGGCTGA
- the metW gene encoding methionine biosynthesis protein MetW, which yields MAEGKNGNHIDIDVSERPDILYIEKMIQSGQRVLDLGCGNGELMYLLKKKGVRVQGIEKDDECIIRCVKKGLYVHHGDIDDGLAHHLDQSFDYIILNQTIQQTLNPGDIIRECLRIGKQVIVVFPNFSHWQIRVSVLFSGRTPVTKLMPFHWYDTPNLHFLSSQDFENFLEKDKIKVIRRSFFNEKREIKILPNLFATLALFVIQAGN from the coding sequence ATGGCTGAAGGTAAAAACGGAAATCATATAGACATAGACGTCTCCGAACGTCCAGATATACTTTATATCGAAAAGATGATTCAGTCCGGTCAGCGTGTCCTCGACTTGGGATGCGGAAACGGAGAACTTATGTATCTCCTCAAAAAGAAAGGAGTGCGTGTTCAGGGAATCGAAAAAGACGACGAATGCATCATACGCTGTGTGAAAAAAGGTCTTTATGTTCATCATGGAGACATTGATGACGGACTTGCTCATCATTTGGACCAAAGTTTCGATTATATCATTCTGAACCAGACCATCCAACAGACGTTAAACCCCGGTGACATCATCCGAGAGTGTCTCAGGATCGGCAAACAAGTAATTGTAGTGTTTCCCAATTTTTCCCATTGGCAGATCAGAGTTTCCGTCTTATTCAGCGGGCGAACTCCTGTGACAAAACTTATGCCCTTCCATTGGTATGATACCCCCAACCTGCATTTTTTATCTTCTCAGGATTTTGAAAACTTTTTGGAAAAAGACAAAATCAAAGTGATTCGTCGTAGTTTCTTCAATGAGAAAAGGGAAATCAAAATTCTTCCCAACCTGTTTGCCACCTTAGCTTTGTTTGTAATCCAAGCGGGAAATTGA
- the ilvA gene encoding threonine ammonia-lyase IlvA, whose amino-acid sequence MTSKRIPLDINSAYEVLKPIVLKTPLQYHRNSSEKFGCDVYIKREDLQVVRSYKIRGAYYLIQSLNEEERARGVVCASAGNHAQGVAFSCKLLNIKGVIYMPAITPKQKINQVKMFGGTNIEIVLVGDTFDECQTFALEYSDVHKKVFIPPFDHIKVMEGQGTVGKEILEEQTDIDFIFVPVGGGGLCAGLGSYFKEYSPGTKIIGVEPLGAPSMTEALKAGQPVALGSIQRFVDGASVKKVGDLTFPICKEILSDMLLVPEGKASSTILQLYNEDAIVAEPAGALSIAALDQYADKIKGKKIVCILSGGNNDIDRMQEIKERSLLFEGLKHYFIVRFAQRPGALKEFVNHILGPNDDIVRFEFIQKHNKESGPALIGIEVKSNEDFKSLIRRMDEYNLNYTLVNQNENLFEYLV is encoded by the coding sequence ATGACCTCAAAACGAATTCCTTTGGATATAAACTCCGCCTATGAAGTGCTGAAGCCGATTGTTCTCAAAACTCCTCTTCAATACCATCGCAACTCTTCTGAAAAATTCGGATGTGATGTTTATATAAAACGGGAAGACCTGCAAGTCGTACGTTCTTATAAAATCCGAGGCGCTTATTATTTGATTCAAAGTTTGAACGAAGAAGAGAGGGCTCGCGGTGTGGTTTGTGCAAGTGCGGGCAATCATGCGCAAGGCGTGGCATTCTCTTGCAAATTATTGAATATCAAGGGTGTGATTTATATGCCAGCCATCACCCCCAAACAAAAAATCAATCAGGTCAAGATGTTCGGAGGAACGAATATTGAAATAGTGTTAGTTGGTGATACCTTTGACGAATGCCAGACATTCGCTTTGGAATATTCGGACGTTCATAAAAAAGTCTTTATCCCTCCCTTCGATCATATCAAAGTTATGGAAGGTCAGGGAACGGTCGGTAAGGAAATTTTAGAAGAACAGACGGATATCGATTTTATTTTCGTACCGGTGGGGGGTGGTGGATTATGCGCGGGATTGGGGAGTTATTTTAAAGAATACTCTCCGGGAACTAAAATCATCGGAGTGGAACCGTTAGGCGCTCCTTCCATGACGGAAGCTTTGAAAGCGGGACAACCGGTCGCACTTGGTTCGATCCAGCGTTTTGTAGACGGTGCTTCCGTAAAAAAAGTAGGTGATCTTACATTTCCGATCTGCAAGGAAATACTATCCGATATGCTTCTTGTTCCCGAGGGAAAGGCAAGTTCGACGATTTTGCAACTTTATAATGAAGATGCGATCGTTGCGGAACCTGCAGGTGCTTTGAGCATTGCAGCGCTGGATCAATATGCGGACAAGATCAAAGGCAAAAAAATAGTTTGTATTCTGAGCGGAGGCAATAACGACATCGATCGAATGCAGGAAATCAAAGAACGGTCACTTCTATTTGAAGGATTGAAACATTATTTTATTGTTCGTTTCGCACAGCGCCCGGGTGCCTTGAAAGAATTTGTAAACCATATCCTCGGTCCCAATGATGATATCGTTCGTTTTGAATTCATACAAAAGCACAATAAGGAATCGGGGCCCGCACTCATCGGGATCGAGGTAAAATCGAACGAAGATTTTAAATCTCTGATCCGAAGAATGGATGAATACAATCTCAATTACACTTTGGTAAATCAGAATGAAAATCTATTCGAATACTTGGTCTGA
- a CDS encoding TetR/AcrR family transcriptional regulator, with protein sequence MGPNTTTRDRILYQGLELISQAGLSGLSLGKLAQEASLSKSGLFAHFHSKEQLERELLNYTVDFAQTKVVEPAMQFPEGLPRLEALVNNWLGWTTRAGLPGGCPIAAAAFELDDSEGPIREEFLKKEKDWREFLKHLVLQTMGKGHFRMDLDADRFVWELCGIYLVHHVSFRFVRDPNSDRYAKEAFQSLIKRSLPDLQIKTSF encoded by the coding sequence TTGGGACCAAATACCACCACTCGGGACAGAATTCTATACCAAGGATTGGAACTGATAAGCCAAGCAGGGCTTTCCGGACTGAGTCTCGGCAAGTTGGCCCAAGAAGCGTCTTTATCCAAAAGTGGTCTCTTTGCCCACTTTCATTCCAAGGAACAATTGGAAAGAGAACTCCTCAATTACACCGTAGATTTCGCACAAACTAAGGTGGTTGAGCCCGCGATGCAATTTCCGGAAGGCCTCCCTAGACTGGAAGCATTGGTAAACAATTGGTTGGGTTGGACGACCCGGGCAGGTCTTCCCGGCGGATGTCCAATTGCTGCAGCTGCATTTGAATTGGATGATTCGGAAGGTCCGATCCGGGAAGAGTTTCTGAAAAAGGAAAAAGATTGGAGGGAATTTTTAAAACATCTTGTCCTGCAAACAATGGGAAAAGGGCATTTTCGAATGGATCTGGATGCGGACAGGTTCGTATGGGAACTTTGCGGGATCTATCTTGTCCATCATGTGTCTTTTCGTTTCGTTCGTGATCCGAATTCGGATCGTTATGCGAAAGAAGCATTTCAATCGTTGATAAAACGTTCCCTCCCCGATTTACAAATCAAAACAAGTTTCTAA
- a CDS encoding DUF3817 domain-containing protein, with the protein MMYFLKSNLGRLRLVGFAEGISLLLLVGIGVPLKHIYGEPGLVKIIGPIHGILFLLFVFNTLSISVEQEWKFKEVTWKVLVACMIPFGTFYIDKKILSRLKEQD; encoded by the coding sequence ATGATGTATTTTTTAAAATCAAACTTGGGAAGATTGAGGTTAGTCGGATTTGCGGAAGGGATTTCCTTGCTTCTATTAGTCGGAATCGGAGTTCCCTTGAAACATATTTACGGAGAGCCTGGTTTAGTGAAGATAATCGGCCCCATTCACGGAATTCTATTCTTGTTATTTGTTTTCAATACATTGAGTATCAGTGTGGAACAAGAATGGAAATTCAAAGAGGTTACTTGGAAAGTATTAGTAGCTTGCATGATCCCATTTGGTACGTTTTATATTGATAAAAAGATCTTAAGTAGGCTCAAAGAGCAAGATTGA
- a CDS encoding lipid A-modifier LpxR family protein, which translates to MNRFLIKIFFFYFICSFYFSTLFAEDNSKTKHTNKQILKFSWENDVFLFSDREYTNGIRLEYGLYGKTYFPASLVLLGLEKIVPNFGQKSAEYSGLSLTHSLYTPSNLYSSDASYGERPYSANAMVSSISGYFWDKSAFSIEAAIGSMGPNVRGKSAQAGIHRLTDSPLPQGWDRQLRNRNLFQLNLDYKYFWNPYLGIQTTIKLGNSDTSLSVGPVLRFGHVRSPVAQGMSITDPTPSYPVEETEYYFYIKPMVKSQFVNSTLGGSGKNPFSATIEENGKTSVYLTEGRTIFIGDPLYNSIGDERAYNTLTRFGAYQTLVPSDAPLALNFLVFNSIFNGAPVPNDGLKLLLLQNLNESNSNLSGFPGVEYFVYDTLFRNPTKGASAYSKILAYRYLNSNESSGEDSMLITALLLYNETNASKTYSVPLRRVQGRLSTGFVYQTPDLFFQMGVEISSLEYVAGNGLLPYHRYLSVQMGTKF; encoded by the coding sequence ATGAATCGTTTTCTTATAAAAATATTTTTCTTCTATTTTATTTGCAGTTTTTATTTTTCAACACTCTTTGCGGAAGATAATTCGAAAACAAAACATACGAACAAACAGATTTTGAAATTCAGTTGGGAAAATGACGTATTTCTTTTTTCCGATCGCGAATATACAAATGGCATCCGGTTGGAATACGGACTTTATGGAAAAACATATTTTCCTGCGAGCTTAGTTCTCCTCGGTTTGGAAAAAATCGTTCCTAATTTCGGACAAAAAAGTGCTGAGTATTCGGGACTATCTCTGACTCATTCCCTCTATACTCCTTCCAATTTATATTCTTCCGATGCGTCTTACGGAGAACGACCTTACTCCGCAAATGCAATGGTCTCATCGATTTCCGGTTATTTTTGGGATAAAAGCGCTTTTTCCATCGAAGCTGCCATCGGTTCCATGGGTCCGAACGTAAGGGGAAAATCGGCACAAGCGGGAATTCACCGCCTAACAGACTCTCCACTTCCTCAAGGTTGGGATCGTCAATTACGAAACAGAAATTTATTTCAGTTAAATCTGGATTATAAATATTTTTGGAATCCCTATCTGGGAATCCAAACAACAATCAAATTGGGAAATTCGGATACCTCCTTATCCGTAGGCCCTGTTCTCCGTTTCGGACATGTCCGCTCCCCCGTAGCACAAGGAATGAGCATAACAGATCCTACTCCTTCCTATCCCGTAGAAGAAACGGAATATTATTTTTATATAAAGCCTATGGTAAAAAGCCAGTTCGTTAACTCAACATTAGGTGGAAGTGGGAAAAACCCTTTTTCAGCGACAATCGAGGAAAACGGCAAAACTTCCGTTTATCTAACCGAAGGCAGAACCATTTTTATAGGAGATCCTCTTTACAATTCTATAGGAGACGAACGGGCTTACAATACCCTGACTCGGTTCGGAGCCTACCAAACTCTTGTTCCGTCGGATGCACCTTTGGCGTTGAACTTTCTTGTCTTCAATTCCATATTCAACGGAGCTCCCGTCCCGAATGACGGATTGAAATTACTTCTCTTGCAAAACTTAAATGAATCGAATTCGAATCTTTCCGGCTTTCCCGGAGTGGAATATTTCGTATACGACACTCTTTTTCGAAATCCTACCAAAGGAGCTTCCGCATACTCGAAAATTTTAGCCTACAGATATCTGAATTCTAACGAGTCTTCGGGAGAAGATAGTATGCTTATTACCGCCTTATTATTGTACAATGAAACGAATGCGAGCAAAACTTATAGCGTTCCTTTGAGAAGGGTTCAAGGAAGATTGTCTACAGGATTTGTTTATCAGACACCGGACTTATTTTTTCAGATGGGGGTGGAAATTTCGTCTTTGGAGTATGTTGCCGGGAACGGGCTTTTACCCTATCACCGTTATTTGAGCGTTCAGATGGGAACTAAGTTTTAA